From a single Brassica napus cultivar Da-Ae chromosome C9, Da-Ae, whole genome shotgun sequence genomic region:
- the LOC106370292 gene encoding phenylalanine--tRNA ligase alpha subunit-like, with protein MGYSDVEKGPNYAPKRKIIATDLTRENLHNWKELEFKEYNFNAKGQPLDAGHLHPLLKVSASLSFCPSDQQSFMSELDSQVPTAFDPFADANAEDSGVGTKEYVHIRVQQRNGRKSLTTVQGLKKEYIYGNILKDLKKEFCCNG; from the exons ATGGGATATTCTGATGTTGAGAAAGGTCCTAATTATGCTCCCAAAAGGAAGATTATCGCTACTGACTTGACTCGAGAAAATTTACACAA CTGGAAAGAGTTGGAATTCAAGGAGTATAACTTCAATGCTAAGGGACAACCTCTTGATGCTGGCCATCTCCATCCCCTTCTTAAG GTCTCAGCCTCTCTGTCCTTTTGCCCATCAGATCAACAAAGTTTCATGTCTGAACTTGATTCCCAGGTCCCTACTGCCTTCG ACCCGTTTGCTGATGCGAATGCTGAGGACTCAGGTGTGGGAACAAAGGAGTACGTCCACATCCGTGTGCAGCAGCGCAATGGTAGGAAAAGCTTGACAACAGTACAAGGGTTGAAGAAAGAGTATATTTACGGCAATATACTTAAGGACctcaagaaagagttttgtTGCAACG GCTGA